Proteins from a genomic interval of Paenibacillus sp. FSL H8-0048:
- a CDS encoding RHS repeat-associated core domain-containing protein, translating into MKKACIRISLASFILMMFFLPAASAETLQDQLNNLVGPKQKYNTMLSPAYLRTNETIDEISPQSGSLTITQTDYVLPGKNGLDLEFKRIYKNETANVQEMEVNYVDGAWVDRAFSYAKTSSFYEDRYNLGMGMRFSFPSIEVKVNSDGSSHRFLHTDSGDVYRLKPANLDGAYVFLPEGQTVKDVVVRETAAYQNGQADGTSKYVMTGKDGKNTYFAEDGRILGIVDRYGNTINFQYESLNYYMDGHSINKKLISKITDSVGRDTTIEYKEDINYTVGPISIDSPVNANNYYNASQSPNNTDSGDLKGKFQVIVHLPGDKSIVYDKSAALVNDSKHVIRTRLQRVYDTDAKPKFMFWYEQPDLGFTYFNKDKYSAYSRYENLVLVDEVKSNKAKSYVYNTYTKRLNEGSMQYRKIFESKDLIKKGFDPAKPNFLDKLLTDTYNKQTYTYTNEADGYGTADYKQDDKAYLKDTYRYYTTITDVNGSTVKYTYNGNQEMILTEKLGKNHKEIVTSEHDELKLVKKQETLIYQVTGGQATGEPVHSIENYRYDEYGNMTSHTGPIAERDSKGYPVNNEHTELFTYDINKYHILTQKTWKLDQNTSAQTNYELDSKGNVIKESKATNDPANPWLVTEYAYDSYGNLIRKTAHDRSQDFTTHYEYGIDANGTNTKGAYLTKQYQQADGKTSAKTYAYDMQTGNILSEIDANGNKTSYQYDAVGRVLKNIRPDNKALQYDYQESPYANFKIQYTDAGNYKYLNEYDIQGNLLSHSINSQGTWKRLSSLQYDAFGNLTKEIDSNGHSTRYAYDSNQQIVEKSFYDNDKALKAAVKIDYQINSSPQFPMRMTITNEEGYGKRYYYDLESQLIKQEVTPDRQTYYASTFTYDYVGNLITDTDEGKHTTRYTYDALGRKISATDALGNTTEYGYNAMEQPVSEKAPGGKTTEWIYDGLGRNTIQKIYQAGSSDYFYTNSQYDAVNNRIKLTQGLYSAGANKDSSVTSFSYDSLNQVTDQYVSLDAATRSHTSNEYDANGNKTKTVEYADSTGTKQIVQNYQYDFAGNITSETGSSKEKGEDGSLVERGAYETLNEYDLEGNLLKMRRFNGTGYDTEENTYNYRNLKVSTSKPFNDKGPRISRYQYDKSGNLIAETSVIDGTERTTSYTYDGLGFAIGTTDPLGNSSRYQYDTMGNLLKTVDSRYSALAMEQAPGIENMYDAENRLIKTIAFDGTNREVIAYKEYDGRDNLVKDVDGEGYNATHPEQSIGLLYQYNVIDKPVEIISAQAAYDNKQQGIRKISKQLIYDGSGNVVSETDGLVHTTSYLYDLGGRLKQTTYADGSRTTVDYDLTGKWVTINTDKSGQQTKSYNTIFGSPYLIEYPDGTSESFRYSSQGELLESTDQNGKSIYYGYDLAGNQISKKEYIRADQTNTYYRFTLMKYDEAAKLLSTETFQLIVSNKNGAVTQTSMGDLTQQIYDKGGRVIQITGPFGRESKQDYDRAGNVITTYQKSSDNNYDITRNSYDSRSRLTKSALLVKTADISAGFLPGAVFDNEYVDRLEAATTYTYSKNDQLLSQSDAKGNTTSFEYNYDKQLLKKTDAMKGSTLYQYDAAGNVLTETNSIGMQTRYEYDALDRVLRKSLPAADGGLAVTRYIYDLSGNLIREISPNQYKKELDSTNQVLSMKGMSYTYDKMNRRLSTVSPEGTVVEYLEYDAKGQMSKKVDGLRYSGNIGSSKGTTYLYDGLGRLIKETNVLGDSKRYEYDVLDHLLARTDERGNTTSYEVNPDGTPAKIIYADGGFFEYTFDKQGRKTSETNPLGAVTTTSYTSFGKEKVVKDPYGYTVENKYDLNGNLVSVKDQADSITLFNYDAGNRLIEKKSPLALDESRNVIYAVESFHYDAAGNMTKKIVSGSKEDSANRETTYIYFDNNLLKGVIDNSGASSSMEYDKNGNLIKSEKLRDSDLKDVEQYEYDSQNRMVKRIGWLDKASVEGYSTLPNLANLMDSTYPDRIMQITTYSYDVLGNKIQEADPRANGFLSTDSANRKAYTVNYTYDAMNRVEKVIRAQGSTELVRQFAYDTAGNRVSDKNERGFVTQYAYDPVNRVTVVTDPEGNKFTTAYDLAGNKIADTNAKGYSMSYTYDKLNRVSLTIDPYGTVVGKKIYDAKGNMVKSIDAKGYAAGETDGSRYGIIYHYDLGNRVTAVIDPVLASKNGTSNFTTVYQYNIYGNLIQKTDALGNSIRYEYDNAGRLTQVTDALDVEISYSYDRMGNKQSMKDGRGKVTQYRYGSFGVLQSVTDAGNATISYTYDLALNKQRMIDRQGNSTLYLYSNQNLLTEMRVAETGDKINYSYDEAGNRTGMNDESGTYSYTYNSQNQLLQISKDSKVQIKYTYDVIGNVESVTDTLGYTTTYQYDKSSRMAFVDYDGKETAYSYDKNGNRTMVQYEDGLKEVYTYDLNNRLLTLTNKRNNGSEISSYRYTYDDAGRQITKTDSFGSTAYSYDDAGRIKQVEAPGKTTVYAYDRAGNRQSMLETYTSLQPSSYIFPDTKQALQYKLKKSDYLYSSSNQLMKLEERMSDTSGKELLLKTVDYLFDKNGNELSQRTAYTQPHTTAMHQSTGGDTYEAQTKEINSLIEKVTQVYDGFNRLTKAVKVKAGDRTTVDYVYNGDGLRVKKTVSSAKAGNIAKETNYVYDRQHVILEMDGSSKLNVRYIRGINYIARMNQAKAYTYYLFNGHGDVVQTVSSAGEVQNQYDYDVFGNPVLSIESYSESIRYAGEYYDGETGLYYLRARYYDPYIGRFLSEDSYWGEDNNPLSLNLYTYANNDPIQYIDPTGHKATASSIQSQINRNDAAADRQEHLFLAKQKASTPPPKQEPPAPTKPAQNLKKSASSAPANNNKATPPATVTKPPATSNSGSTSSSRPSAAGSAAAAAISKLQQQNTVLAADLKKAKKEEQVVQAAKTSVKKDPVPVKSAAKSSGSGSVFNSIKNGAKNLVVNTFNLMIGDDAKLAFGKDKTFLQRSAGSANLLLNVATFGEAAFVKSSVKGAIQVTEKITAKIAGKAATAAVVKDAVEIAGSKAIQKTAQQTSAAVGNQTVQEMLSNSPSGLYSKLRQQGIPTTLTNDEVKAANSVNLRMQAEGTGSSSSRNPIFADNNFLIAAAEKSDTKALDIIRDGKTYITPNQQNEFLNVSTTAQRNSRKAFLQQEGVEVFGGSQAKAISETHEFQQVFSLVKSSHGRGDAALGAFAKTTGYEAFTYERRLFNLYKETLSKLEVPIRNPLRE; encoded by the coding sequence GTGAAGAAAGCATGTATCCGAATATCATTGGCTTCTTTTATCTTGATGATGTTTTTCTTACCGGCAGCAAGTGCCGAGACCTTACAGGATCAATTGAACAATCTGGTTGGTCCCAAACAAAAGTACAATACTATGCTCTCACCGGCATATTTAAGAACCAATGAAACGATTGACGAAATTAGCCCTCAGAGTGGTTCACTAACCATCACTCAGACAGATTATGTCCTGCCTGGCAAGAACGGATTAGATCTTGAATTCAAACGAATCTATAAGAATGAAACAGCGAATGTGCAAGAGATGGAAGTGAATTATGTAGACGGAGCCTGGGTAGACAGGGCCTTCTCTTATGCCAAAACCTCCTCCTTCTATGAAGACAGATATAACCTCGGCATGGGTATGCGCTTCTCCTTCCCGAGTATTGAAGTGAAGGTGAATTCGGACGGCTCCAGCCATAGGTTTTTGCATACGGACAGCGGGGATGTATACCGTCTTAAGCCTGCGAATCTGGACGGAGCCTATGTATTTTTGCCAGAGGGCCAGACTGTGAAAGATGTAGTAGTCCGTGAGACTGCCGCTTATCAGAATGGACAAGCAGACGGAACCTCCAAGTATGTAATGACAGGCAAGGATGGGAAGAATACCTATTTTGCCGAAGACGGCCGGATCTTGGGAATCGTGGACCGGTATGGCAACACTATTAATTTTCAGTATGAGTCATTGAATTACTATATGGATGGTCATTCCATAAACAAAAAGCTGATCTCCAAAATTACGGATTCGGTGGGCCGCGATACAACGATTGAATACAAAGAGGACATCAATTACACAGTAGGCCCGATCAGCATTGATTCTCCTGTAAATGCGAACAACTATTATAACGCATCGCAAAGCCCCAATAATACGGATTCCGGAGATCTAAAGGGTAAGTTCCAAGTGATTGTCCATCTTCCGGGCGATAAAAGTATTGTGTACGACAAGTCAGCGGCGCTCGTTAATGATTCCAAGCATGTTATACGGACCCGGCTGCAAAGAGTATATGACACGGATGCGAAACCGAAATTCATGTTCTGGTATGAGCAGCCTGATCTGGGCTTCACCTACTTCAATAAAGATAAATATTCTGCGTATTCACGTTACGAGAATCTTGTACTGGTAGATGAAGTGAAGAGCAACAAGGCGAAGAGCTATGTATATAACACCTACACCAAACGGCTGAACGAAGGCAGTATGCAGTACAGAAAGATTTTTGAGAGTAAGGATCTGATCAAGAAAGGCTTCGATCCTGCCAAACCCAACTTTCTGGATAAACTCTTAACCGATACCTATAACAAGCAGACCTACACCTATACCAATGAAGCTGACGGGTACGGCACGGCAGACTATAAGCAGGATGATAAGGCCTACCTAAAAGATACATACCGTTATTACACAACCATCACAGATGTTAACGGCAGCACGGTCAAATATACATACAACGGTAATCAGGAAATGATTCTCACTGAGAAGCTGGGCAAAAATCACAAGGAGATCGTTACCAGTGAGCATGATGAACTGAAGCTGGTCAAGAAACAGGAGACGCTTATCTATCAAGTGACTGGCGGGCAGGCTACAGGTGAGCCGGTTCATAGCATTGAGAACTACCGTTATGATGAGTACGGCAATATGACCAGTCATACCGGACCCATTGCTGAACGTGACAGCAAGGGTTATCCGGTGAACAATGAACACACCGAACTATTTACCTATGATATTAATAAATATCATATTCTGACCCAGAAGACCTGGAAGCTGGATCAGAATACATCTGCTCAGACCAACTATGAGCTTGACAGTAAAGGCAATGTAATTAAAGAGAGCAAAGCAACGAATGATCCGGCGAATCCCTGGCTAGTCACAGAGTACGCCTATGATTCCTATGGCAATCTGATCCGTAAAACGGCACATGACCGTTCCCAGGATTTCACCACTCACTATGAATATGGTATCGACGCCAATGGTACAAATACCAAAGGGGCTTACCTGACCAAGCAATATCAGCAGGCGGATGGCAAGACTTCTGCCAAAACCTATGCCTATGATATGCAGACCGGCAATATCCTTAGTGAAATCGATGCGAATGGCAACAAGACATCGTATCAATACGATGCAGTGGGCCGTGTACTCAAGAACATCAGACCAGATAATAAGGCACTCCAGTACGATTATCAGGAGAGTCCGTATGCTAACTTCAAGATTCAGTATACGGATGCGGGGAATTACAAGTATCTGAATGAGTATGATATTCAGGGGAATTTGTTGAGCCATAGCATCAATAGCCAAGGTACATGGAAGAGGTTATCCTCCCTGCAATATGATGCTTTTGGCAATCTGACTAAAGAAATTGATAGTAATGGACATAGCACACGCTATGCCTACGACAGTAATCAGCAGATTGTAGAGAAATCCTTCTATGACAATGATAAGGCGCTTAAGGCAGCAGTGAAAATTGATTATCAGATCAACTCTTCTCCCCAGTTTCCTATGCGTATGACGATTACGAATGAAGAAGGTTATGGTAAAAGGTACTACTATGACCTGGAGAGCCAATTGATTAAGCAAGAGGTTACGCCGGATCGTCAGACGTATTACGCCTCAACCTTCACTTATGACTATGTCGGCAACCTCATAACAGACACTGACGAAGGCAAGCATACTACCCGTTACACTTACGACGCCTTGGGAAGAAAGATTAGCGCCACTGATGCGCTGGGTAACACGACAGAATATGGCTATAACGCGATGGAACAACCTGTCTCCGAGAAGGCTCCCGGCGGGAAAACCACAGAGTGGATCTACGATGGATTGGGTAGAAACACCATTCAAAAAATCTATCAGGCGGGAAGTTCGGATTATTTCTATACAAATAGCCAATATGATGCGGTGAATAACAGGATTAAACTTACGCAAGGGCTGTATTCAGCAGGAGCTAACAAGGATTCTTCAGTAACCTCCTTTTCATATGATTCGCTCAACCAAGTGACAGATCAATATGTCAGCCTGGACGCTGCTACCCGTTCTCACACATCTAACGAATATGATGCAAACGGGAACAAAACTAAAACTGTAGAATACGCAGATTCAACTGGGACAAAACAGATTGTACAGAATTATCAATATGATTTTGCCGGAAACATAACGTCAGAGACAGGATCATCCAAAGAAAAAGGGGAGGACGGATCACTTGTAGAAAGAGGGGCCTATGAGACATTAAATGAATATGACCTCGAAGGAAACCTTCTGAAGATGAGGCGATTCAATGGTACGGGTTATGATACTGAGGAGAATACGTACAACTATAGAAATCTTAAGGTATCTACCTCCAAGCCTTTTAATGACAAGGGGCCTAGAATCAGCCGTTATCAATACGACAAGTCCGGCAATCTGATTGCTGAGACGTCAGTAATTGATGGAACAGAGCGGACAACCTCTTATACTTACGATGGATTAGGTTTTGCAATAGGGACAACTGATCCTTTGGGGAATTCAAGCCGTTATCAGTATGATACGATGGGCAATTTGTTAAAAACTGTGGATTCAAGATATTCTGCTCTTGCTATGGAACAGGCTCCTGGCATTGAGAATATGTATGATGCAGAGAACCGGTTAATAAAGACTATTGCCTTTGACGGAACCAATCGTGAGGTCATTGCTTACAAGGAATATGATGGTAGGGACAACCTTGTTAAGGATGTCGATGGAGAAGGGTATAATGCTACTCATCCAGAGCAGTCTATAGGTCTGTTATATCAATATAATGTTATTGATAAGCCTGTTGAGATTATCTCAGCCCAGGCTGCGTATGATAACAAACAACAGGGCATCCGAAAAATCAGCAAACAGCTTATCTATGATGGTTCTGGTAATGTAGTGAGCGAGACTGACGGGCTTGTTCATACTACTTCATATCTCTATGATCTTGGAGGCCGTTTGAAGCAAACAACCTATGCTGACGGCTCACGTACGACAGTTGACTATGATCTTACAGGTAAATGGGTCACTATAAACACAGATAAGTCAGGCCAACAGACCAAAAGCTACAATACTATTTTTGGCTCTCCTTATCTAATAGAATATCCAGACGGCACTTCTGAGTCCTTCCGTTATTCATCGCAAGGCGAATTGCTGGAAAGCACAGACCAGAATGGGAAGTCTATTTACTACGGTTACGATTTAGCGGGTAATCAAATATCCAAAAAAGAATATATTCGTGCGGATCAAACCAATACGTATTACCGGTTTACCCTAATGAAGTATGATGAAGCTGCTAAATTACTCTCGACAGAAACCTTTCAACTCATTGTCTCTAATAAAAATGGAGCCGTAACTCAGACCAGCATGGGGGATCTTACTCAGCAGATCTATGATAAGGGCGGAAGAGTTATTCAGATTACAGGACCGTTTGGCAGAGAGAGTAAACAGGATTACGACCGTGCCGGGAATGTGATTACGACTTATCAAAAGAGTAGCGATAATAACTATGATATTACACGGAACAGCTATGACTCCAGATCACGGCTTACCAAAAGTGCTTTACTGGTTAAGACTGCAGATATCAGTGCAGGTTTTTTACCGGGGGCTGTTTTTGACAATGAATATGTGGATCGTCTGGAGGCAGCAACAACCTATACCTATTCTAAGAATGATCAATTGTTAAGCCAGAGCGATGCCAAGGGGAACACAACTTCATTCGAATATAATTATGATAAGCAGCTGCTGAAGAAGACGGATGCTATGAAAGGTTCAACACTATATCAATATGATGCTGCGGGCAATGTACTAACCGAGACCAATTCCATTGGAATGCAAACCCGCTATGAATATGATGCACTTGATCGTGTGCTGCGTAAAAGTCTGCCCGCTGCAGACGGCGGATTGGCTGTAACACGATACATCTATGACTTAAGTGGTAATCTGATTCGGGAAATCTCACCTAATCAATACAAGAAAGAGCTGGATAGTACCAATCAGGTCTTGAGTATGAAGGGGATGTCGTATACGTACGACAAGATGAACCGCAGACTATCCACAGTATCTCCTGAAGGGACGGTCGTGGAATACCTCGAATATGATGCTAAGGGACAGATGTCCAAAAAAGTGGATGGTCTCAGGTACTCAGGCAATATTGGCTCTTCCAAAGGTACAACCTATTTATATGATGGGCTTGGCCGGCTGATTAAAGAAACCAATGTTCTGGGCGACAGTAAACGGTATGAATATGATGTGCTTGATCATTTGCTGGCTCGAACGGATGAACGGGGCAACACGACTTCATATGAAGTCAATCCTGACGGAACACCTGCTAAAATTATTTATGCAGATGGCGGGTTTTTCGAGTATACCTTTGATAAGCAGGGCAGAAAGACTTCCGAGACCAATCCGCTTGGAGCAGTAACTACTACCAGCTACACTTCATTTGGCAAAGAAAAAGTTGTAAAAGACCCCTATGGGTATACAGTTGAAAACAAATATGATCTTAACGGGAATCTGGTGTCGGTAAAAGATCAAGCAGACAGCATAACCCTGTTCAACTATGATGCCGGAAACAGGCTCATCGAAAAGAAATCACCTCTTGCACTCGATGAGAGCAGAAACGTGATTTACGCTGTAGAGAGCTTCCATTATGATGCAGCAGGAAATATGACTAAGAAGATTGTATCGGGATCCAAAGAAGATTCTGCTAACCGGGAAACTACTTATATCTATTTCGATAACAATCTGCTTAAAGGCGTCATTGACAACAGCGGTGCCAGCTCATCCATGGAGTATGACAAGAATGGTAATCTCATCAAATCAGAAAAGTTGAGAGATTCCGATCTCAAGGATGTGGAGCAGTATGAGTATGATTCCCAGAACCGCATGGTGAAACGGATCGGGTGGCTGGATAAGGCCAGTGTTGAAGGTTATTCAACTCTGCCTAATCTAGCTAATCTAATGGATTCAACCTATCCGGATAGAATCATGCAGATTACAACTTACAGCTATGATGTGCTAGGCAACAAAATTCAAGAAGCAGATCCTAGAGCGAACGGATTTTTGTCCACTGATTCAGCTAACCGCAAGGCATACACTGTAAATTATACCTATGATGCTATGAACCGTGTGGAAAAGGTGATTCGTGCTCAAGGTTCAACAGAGCTCGTAAGACAGTTCGCCTATGATACAGCAGGGAATAGAGTTTCGGATAAGAATGAGAGGGGATTCGTAACACAGTATGCGTATGATCCTGTTAACCGGGTTACTGTAGTTACTGACCCGGAAGGCAACAAATTTACAACAGCTTATGATCTGGCAGGGAATAAAATCGCGGATACCAATGCCAAGGGCTACAGTATGTCATACACCTATGACAAATTAAATAGAGTATCTCTTACCATTGACCCATATGGTACAGTAGTCGGCAAGAAGATTTATGATGCGAAGGGCAATATGGTCAAGAGCATTGATGCTAAAGGCTATGCGGCAGGAGAGACCGATGGCTCCCGGTATGGAATTATTTATCATTATGATTTAGGCAATCGTGTGACTGCTGTTATTGATCCGGTATTAGCAAGTAAAAATGGCACAAGTAACTTCACTACTGTTTATCAGTACAATATTTACGGTAACCTTATTCAAAAAACGGATGCTCTTGGCAACTCTATTCGTTATGAATATGATAATGCTGGACGTTTAACTCAGGTTACTGATGCGCTGGATGTGGAGATCAGCTATAGCTATGACCGTATGGGCAACAAGCAGTCCATGAAAGACGGAAGAGGTAAAGTTACCCAGTACCGCTATGGATCTTTTGGGGTACTGCAATCCGTCACGGATGCTGGCAATGCAACCATCAGTTACACCTATGATCTGGCACTGAACAAGCAGCGTATGATCGACCGTCAGGGAAATAGTACACTATATTTATATAGTAATCAGAATCTGTTAACTGAGATGAGAGTAGCAGAGACTGGGGATAAAATTAACTATAGCTATGACGAAGCTGGAAATCGGACGGGCATGAATGATGAGAGCGGAACGTATAGCTACACTTATAATTCCCAGAATCAGCTGCTCCAGATTAGTAAAGACAGTAAGGTTCAGATCAAATACACTTACGATGTAATTGGAAATGTAGAATCGGTGACAGACACCTTGGGCTACACCACAACTTACCAGTATGACAAGTCCAGCCGGATGGCCTTTGTAGACTATGATGGTAAAGAGACTGCCTATTCCTATGATAAGAATGGCAACCGTACGATGGTACAGTATGAAGATGGTCTCAAGGAGGTCTATACATACGATCTGAACAATCGTCTGCTAACCTTAACAAACAAACGGAACAATGGTTCTGAGATCTCCAGTTACCGTTATACCTATGATGATGCTGGCCGGCAGATTACCAAGACAGATAGTTTTGGATCAACGGCATACAGCTACGATGATGCTGGCCGTATTAAGCAGGTAGAAGCACCGGGAAAGACGACTGTCTATGCCTATGACAGGGCAGGAAACCGGCAGTCTATGCTGGAGACCTATACCTCGCTGCAGCCTAGCAGCTATATCTTCCCGGATACCAAGCAAGCACTTCAGTATAAATTGAAGAAGAGTGACTACCTGTATTCTTCAAGTAATCAGTTGATGAAGCTTGAAGAGCGGATGAGCGATACATCAGGGAAGGAGTTGCTGCTCAAAACTGTAGATTATCTTTTTGATAAGAACGGGAATGAGCTTAGCCAACGGACAGCCTATACCCAGCCCCATACAACAGCAATGCACCAGTCTACCGGGGGAGACACTTACGAGGCACAGACTAAAGAAATTAATAGTCTTATCGAAAAAGTAACTCAAGTCTATGACGGGTTCAACCGTTTAACGAAAGCTGTCAAGGTGAAGGCGGGAGATCGCACAACTGTAGATTATGTTTATAATGGAGACGGCTTACGGGTAAAGAAAACGGTAAGCAGTGCTAAAGCAGGGAATATAGCAAAGGAAACGAATTATGTATATGACCGTCAGCATGTGATTCTGGAGATGGACGGAAGCAGTAAACTCAATGTCCGTTACATCCGGGGCATTAACTACATTGCCAGAATGAATCAGGCTAAGGCATATACCTACTATTTGTTCAATGGACACGGAGATGTTGTGCAAACTGTATCATCTGCAGGAGAAGTACAGAACCAATATGACTACGACGTCTTTGGTAATCCTGTGCTAAGCATCGAGTCCTATTCGGAATCCATCCGTTATGCAGGAGAGTATTATGATGGGGAGACAGGGCTGTACTACCTTCGGGCACGTTATTACGATCCGTACATCGGGCGTTTCCTGTCAGAAGACAGCTACTGGGGGGAAGACAATAACCCGCTCAGTCTCAATCTCTACACTTATGCCAATAATGATCCGATTCAGTATATCGATCCGACTGGCCACAAAGCAACGGCAAGCTCCATTCAAAGCCAGATCAACCGAAACGACGCTGCTGCGGACCGCCAAGAGCATCTGTTTCTGGCTAAGCAGAAGGCGTCCACACCGCCTCCAAAACAAGAGCCGCCAGCACCAACGAAGCCTGCACAGAATTTGAAGAAGTCTGCTTCGTCAGCGCCAGCAAATAATAATAAAGCAACTCCACCAGCCACGGTAACAAAGCCGCCGGCAACATCAAACAGTGGCTCAACTAGTAGCTCACGTCCATCAGCAGCAGGAAGTGCAGCCGCCGCTGCAATATCAAAGTTGCAGCAGCAAAATACAGTTTTGGCAGCAGATCTAAAAAAAGCAAAGAAAGAAGAACAAGTTGTCCAGGCAGCTAAAACATCTGTTAAGAAAGATCCTGTACCTGTTAAGTCTGCTGCAAAGAGCTCGGGCAGCGGCTCTGTATTTAATTCGATTAAAAATGGAGCGAAGAACTTAGTTGTTAATACGTTTAACCTAATGATAGGCGACGATGCTAAGCTTGCTTTCGGGAAGGACAAAACGTTCCTGCAAAGAAGTGCAGGTTCTGCCAACTTGCTCCTTAACGTTGCTACGTTTGGTGAAGCCGCATTTGTTAAGTCTAGCGTTAAAGGTGCTATCCAAGTAACCGAAAAAATAACAGCAAAAATTGCAGGGAAAGCTGCCACAGCAGCTGTAGTAAAGGATGCAGTTGAAATAGCCGGAAGTAAAGCGATCCAAAAAACAGCACAGCAAACTAGTGCAGCAGTAGGGAATCAGACTGTTCAGGAGATGTTGTCGAATAGCCCGAGTGGGCTGTATAGTAAACTGAGACAACAAGGTATTCCGACCACTCTGACGAATGATGAGGTTAAGGCGGCTAACTCGGTTAATCTTAGGATGCAGGCTGAGGGGACGGGTAGTTCTTCATCGAGAAATCCAATTTTTGCTGATAATAATTTCTTGATTGCCGCAGCTGAAAAAAGTGATACAAAAGCCTTGGATATTATCCGTGACGGGAAGACTTATATTACACCTAATCAACAAAATGAATTCCTTAATGTTAGTACTACCGCCCAAAGGAATTCACGTAAAGCATTTTTACAACAAGAAGGTGTTGAAGTCTTTGGAGGGTCACAAGCAAAAGCGATTTCAGAAACCCATGAGTTTCAGCAAGTCTTTAGTCTAGTTAAATCATCTCATGGACGTGGTGATGCTGCCCTAGGGGCATTTGCAAAGACGACAGGTTATGAGGCATTTACTTATGAAAGAAGGTTATTCAACCTTTATAAAGAAACTCTATCTAAGTTAGAAGTGCCAATACGTAATCCTTTAAGAGAATAG